The Kwoniella dendrophila CBS 6074 chromosome 3, complete sequence genome contains a region encoding:
- a CDS encoding histone acetyltransferase type B catalytic subunit: MSEDLGEWLSDSNEVLNLQLVRDPEDEELLQYEDKQAIEPFNPAFTYPIFGEHEKIFGYKGLDIQLKFASGSLRQYLSINYDAKLNSTATPSDEIEGTLYKFIPPDYTKSDLDFKRQVEKDAETFKPLGEKINSYIRKSQLSKGKGKAKSKAQVKGKGVSDGIEDLKEGDEGAVVFEMYKATWDTPGFREYHRRMQLFILLFIEGGSYVQEDEDSWEFITLYEKRKRPESEIYTYHFVGYVSVYPFWCYPDQVRLRLSQFVILPPYQHQGHGSKLYSTLFADMLSRKEVAELTVEDPAEAFEDLRDRNDLRFLIKQNILDDPMFQIGLSTCGDEKQRIQRIEWENTIKKKYKIAQRQFDRLLEMLLLRELNQLNEDKVKQYRLHVKARLFRFNYEMLSQMTPEERKEALAKTYESVVEDYERILEMTFH; encoded by the exons ATGtcagaagatttaggtgaatgGCTGAGTGATTCGAATGAGGTCCTGAACCTTCAATTGG TCAGAGATCCGGAGGATGAAGAACTTCTTCAATACGAAGATAAACAAGCTATTGAACCTTTTAATCCAGCTTTCACATATCCAATATTTGGTGAACATGAAAAGATATTCGGTTACAAAGGATTAGATATACAG ctgaaatttGCATCAGGTTCATTAAGACAATATCTATCCATAAATTATGATGCTAAATTAAATTCTACAGCAACTccttcagatgaaattgaaggtaCTTTATATAAATTTATTCCACCTGATTATACAAAATCCGATTTAGATTTTAAAAGACAAGTTGAGAAAGATGCAGAAACATTTAAGCCTTTAGGtgaaaagataaattcaTATATACGTAAAagtcaattatcaaaaggaaaaggtaaagctaaatccAAAGCACAAGTGAAAGGAAAGGGAGTCTCTGATGGTATCGAAGACTtgaaagaaggagatgaaggTGCTGTTGTTTTTGAGATGTACAAG GCAACATGGGATACACCTGGTTTTAGGGAATATCACAGACGAATGCAGTTATTCATATTGTTATTTATTGAAGGTGGAAGTTATGTACAG gaagatgaagattcatGGGAATTCATAACGCTTTACGAAAAACGTAAAAGACCTGAATCAGAAATATACACATATCATTTTGTTGGATATGTTTCTGTCTATCCATTTTGGTGTTATCCAGATCAAGTGAGATTAAGATTAAGTCAATTTGTCATTTTACCTccatatcaacatcaaggTCATGGAT CTAaattatattcaacattattcGCTGATATgttatcaagaaaagaagttgCAGAGTTGACTGTAGAAGATCCTGCAGAAGCATTTGAAGATTTACGTGATAGAAATGATTTAAGATTTTTAATTAAACAAAATATTTTAGATGATCCAATGTTTCAAATTGGTTTAAGCACATGTGGTGACGAAAAACAAAGAATTCAAAGAATTGAATGggaaaatacaataaaaaagaaatataaaATTGCACAAAGACAATTTGATAGATTATTAGAAATGTTACTATTGAGAgaattaaatcaattaaacgaagataaagttaaacAATATAGATTACATGTCAAAGCTAGattatttagattcaatTAT GAAATGTTATCTCAAATGACACcagaagaaaggaaagaagctTTGGCGAAAACATATGAAAGCGTAGTAGAAGATTATGAGAGAATACTGGAAATGACTTTTCATTAG
- a CDS encoding fumarate hydratase, mitochondrial, with amino-acid sequence MLNRVALRSATSLPKRQIARTVLSTPRTFVTSSSIMAEQKFRQEKDTFGPLQVPADRYWGAQTQRSLMNFDIGGPTERMPPPLIKAFGVLKKAAAHVNQTYGLPADVAENISKAADEVISGKLIDEFPLVVFQTGSGTQTNMNVNEVISNRAIELMGGELGSKKPVHPNDHVNMSQSSNDTFPTAMHVAAVVEINETLLPALRELHDALEEKKKSFDHIIKIGRTHLQDATPLTLGQEFSGYVTQVAKGIARVESTIANLSQLAQGGTAVGTGLNTKVGFDEKVAAEISKITGHKFITAPNKFEALAAHDAIVEASGALNTVAVSLMKIANDIRYLGSGPRCGLGELELPENEPGSSIMPGKVNPTQCEALTMVAAQVMGNNTTISVAGSYGQFELNVFKPVLIKNLLQSIRLLADGSRSFTKNCVVGIKANEDKIKKIMNESLMLATCLNSVLGYDDVAAIAKNAHKKGITLKESALESGKLTAEQFDSKVKPELMLGPDEV; translated from the exons ATGTTGAATCGCGTTGCTCTCAGATCGGCTACTAGC CTCCCAAAAAGACAAATAGCTCGAACAGTACTTTCTACTCCGAGAACATTCGTAACAAGTTCATCAATCATGGCTGAACAAAAATTTAGACAAGAAAAAGATACTTTTGGTCCTTTACAGGTACCTGCTGATAGATATTGGGGTGCTCAAACTCAAAGAAGTTTGATGAACTTTGATATTG GTGGTCCAACCGAGCGAATGCCACCACCATTAATCAAAGCCTTTGGTGTACTCAAAAAAGCTGCTGCACATGTCAACCAAACATACGGTCTACCAGCAGATGTAGCTGAAAACATCTCGAAAGCTGCTGATGAAGTTATTTCTGGAAAGCTTATTGATGAATTCCCTTTGGTCGTTTTCCAAACTGGTTCAGGTACACAAACCAACATGAATGTTAACGAGGTTATTTCAAATAGAGCCATTGAATTGATGGGTGGTGAATTAGGTTCAAAGAAACCAGTTCATCCAAATGATCACGTGAACATGTCACAATCATCTAATGATAC CTTCCCAACTGCTATGCACGTTGCTGCCGTTGTAGAAATCAACGAAACCCTTCTTCCAGCTCTTAGAGAACTCCATGATGCTcttgaagagaaaaagaaatcttTCGAccacatcatcaaaatcggTAGAACTCATTTACAAGATGCTACTCCTTTAACCCTTGGTCAAGAATTCAGTGGTTACGTTACTCAAGTAGCTAAAGGTATTGCAAGAGTTGAAAGTACAATTGCAAACTTGAGCCAACTTGCTCAAGGTGGTACAGCCGTAGGAACT GGTCTTAACACCAAAGTCGGTTTCGATGAAAAAGTAGCAGCTGAAATCTCAAAAATAACCGGTCACAAATTCATTACTGCTCCAAACAAG TTCGAAGCCCTTGCCGCCCATGACGCTATCGTAGAAGCTTCAGGTGCTCTTAACACTGTTGCTGTGTCCCTCATGAAAATTGCCAACGATATTAGATACCTCGGTTCAGGTCCTCGATGTGGTCTTGGTGAACTTGAATTACCAGAAAATGAACCTGGATCTTCAATCATGCCTGGAAA AGTCAACCCAACTCAATGTGAAGCCCTTACAATGGTCGCTGCTCAAGTTATGGGTAACAACACCACTATCTCAGTTGCAGGTTCATACGGTCAATTCGAATTAAACGTTTTCAAACCTGTCCTCATCAAAAACCTCTTACAATCTATTAGATTACTTGCTGATGGTTCAAGATCATTCACCAAGAACTGTGTTGTAGGTATTAAAGCTAACGAAGAtaagatcaagaaaatcatgAATGAATCTTTGATGCT TGCTACATGCTTGAACTCTGTTCTCGGTTACGATG ATGTCGCTGCCATCGCTAAGAACGCACACAAGAAGGGTATTAC CCTCAAAGAGTCAGCTCTTGAATCTGGTAAACTCACTGCTGAACAATTCGACTCCAAAGTCAAACCAGAAC TCATGTTGGGTCCTGATGAAGTATAA